Sequence from the Streptomyces sp. R33 genome:
CCCGCGCCCGTACCTGACGGCGGCCCGTACGGCGATGGCGGCGACGGCCGCGGCGATGATCACGGCCCTGAACTGACCGTAGGTGCGCAAAGGGTGGTGAATGCCCTGGGCAACAGGGCGGTAAACCACCCTTTCCGGTGCGTCGGAAGAACCGTTTGATCATGCTCGCGGCCCTCTAGCGTGATCACCATCGACTTCCGCACAGCCATCCGAAAGGGAAGCCCCCATGCGCCTTCGTACCGTCGTGGTCGCCGCCGCCAGCGCCCTCACCCTCCTCGTCGCCGTGCCCGGCTCGGCCACTGCCGCCACGGGCGAGTTCAGCTACTCGTACGTCGGCCTGGACGGGGAGCCGCGACAGGAGCGGCTCTTGGACCCGGAGAGCGACGAGTGCGTCGGCATCCCCGAGGTCGCCGACCCGAACTCCTCCGAGCCGGCCTTCTCCCCGCGCAACCGGACCGACGCCGTCGCACGGGTTTTCACCAACGCCGACTGCACGGGCGACCACTTCGACCTGCGCGCGTTCACCGGCCACGGCTCGGAACGGCTCAAGCTGCGCTCGGTCGTCTTCCTTCCCTGACCGGGCCCGCGAGGGTCAGCGGGGGGTGAGCCGGGCCTGGTGGCACGTGAGGGAGTGCCACCGGGCCCGGTCCGGTGTCGCGCCCCGGTCCAGGGTGCGGCGGGCCTCGATCGCGGTGACGTGGCGGTCGGTGGACAGGCACAGGAGGACGAACAGGCCGGTGTGCGCGGCCTCGATGGTCTCCTCGTAGTACCACTCGGCCGTGACGGTCCGCCGGTCGGCCAGGAACGGGCGCTGCAGGAAGTCCTGTACGTCGAGGGGGAAGTGCCCGAGCACCCCCTGTGCATCCGGCGGGTCCAGGACCAGCCGCTCCACCGGCGCGCCGGGCCGGCCGGGTGCGGCCGCGCCGCCGCCCGCCTGCGCGGGCCGCCCGTCGAAGGAGCGGGTCAGCAGCGACCCGGGCTCCACCCGGCTCCGCTCGCCCCGGTGCCCCTCCGCGCGGCCGCCCCGGTACACCGGCTGGACCCGGCACAGCCCCCGGTCTCCGAACACCACCGCGAACGGGGCGCCGTCGTCGTAGACCCGGGCCCACCACACCAGGGACCGGCCCGCCTTCTCGAGCGTCTTGGCGCGTACGTCGCCCGGCAGCAGCTCCCAGCACCCCTCGCGGGCGGGGACCCCGGGGTCGACGGGCAGGGCCCCCGGCTCGTGGATCTGGGTCACGCCCCCGGAGTGCTCCGGCCGGGTGGCGGGCAGGCGGTCCGCGCGTACGGGGTCGGCGGGCGGTCGGTCGCCGGGCATCCGGTCCCGGTGCTCCGGCATCCGGTCCCGGTGCTCCGGCATCCGGTCCCGGTGCTCCGGCATCCGGTCCCGGCCGGCGAACTCCTGCTCCCAGGCCCTGTCCATGCGTCCCCCTGGTTCCCTGAACTCCCGTACCGCGCAAGCCCATTGTCGGGTACGGCTTCGCGCCCCGTCGGCGGTCCGCGCAATCGGCGGCCCGCGAGTCCTTCCCCCTTCTTGGAACACGTTCTACTCTGTGCGCCGCCACCACAGCGACCGGCTGGACCGCGAGACACCCGGAGGGGCCGTGCACCTCGAATACACGCCTGAGCAGCAGCAGTTGCGCACCGAGCTGCGCGCCTACTTCGCCGAGCTGGTGCCGGAGGACGTCTACGCCCGCTACGAGGACCCGGCCGCGCAGAAGCGCTTCTACCGGGAGACCATCCGCAAGCTCGGCGCCGACGGCTGGCTCGGGGTCGGCTGGCCCAAGGAGTACGGCGGGCGCGGGATGTCCCCGGTGGACCAGTTCATCTTCTTCGACGAGGCCGCGCAGGCCGTCGTACCGCTGCCGCTGATGGCGCTCAACACCGTCGGGCCGACCATCATGCAGTTCGGCACCGACGAGCAGAAGGCGTACTTCCTGCCGAAGATCCTGGCCGGCGAGATCGACTTCGCCATCGGCTACAGCGAACCGGACGCCGGCACCGACCTCGCCGCGCTCAAGTGCAAGGCCGTCCGCGAGGGCGACGAGGAGACCGGCACGTACGTGGTCAACGGGCAGAAGATCTGGACCACCAACGGCGACACCGCCGACTGGGTCTGGCTCGCCGTCCGCACGGACCCGGACGCCCCCGCGCACAAGGGCATCACCATGCTCCTGGTGCCGACCTCCGACCCGGGGTACTCGTGCACCCTGATCAACACCCTCGCCTCGCACGACACCACGGCCAGCTACTACGAGAACATCCGCGTCCCGGCGAGCCGGCGCGTCGGGCAGGAGAACAAGGGCTGGCGCCTGATCACCAACCAGCTCAACCACGAGCGCGTCACCCTCGCCGCCCACGGCACCATGGCCATCCGCGCCTTGCACGACGTCCAGCGCTGGGCCGCCGGGACCAGGCTCGCCGACGGCCGCCGCGTCATCGACCTCTCCTGGGTCCGCGGCCGCCTGGCCCGCACCCACGCCCGGCTCGACGCGATGAAGCTGCTCAACTGGCAGATGGTGGGCGCCGTCCAGGACGGCACCCTGACCCCGCAGGACGCCTCCGCCGTCAAGGTGTACGGCTCCGAGGCCCGCAGGGACGCGTACGCCTGGCTGATGGAGGTGGTCGGTGCGGCCGGCTCCCTGAAGGACGGCTCCGCGGGCGCGGTCCTCCACGGCGAGCTCGAACGCGGCTACCGCAGCGCGGTGATCTTCACCTTCGGTGGCGGGAACAACGAGATCCAGCGCGAGATCATCTCGTGGATCGGCCTGGGCATGCCCCGCGTCCGCCGTTGAGAGCCTGTGACTCACAACGATAGTTGGCACGTAACGACCGTTGTTGTCACCGGACGTGCGTGCGAACCCTCCGTTGAGCCGGATATCCCGTTTACCAGGCTGAGCGCGCGATGTTCGGGGGTCCGTGCGTCTGCGCGCCACGGCGTGCGTACGGTACCGGGCGCGCGTCAGCTGGGACCCCTCCTGGCTGCCTTCTTGGTCTTCGACAAGAAGCATGTCCGCAGCAGTCCGGCTGCGCACCTCGGTGGTACGGGCTCTGCGCGGCATCGCCCCGGCACGGCCCCGCGGTCGGACTTCACGCCTCGGCCGGTGCATCCAGTCGGCAGTGGACGCCGACTATGCCTTCGACGGAGTGGGTGAGGCGTTCGGCAAGGGGGATCAGATCGCCGCCGCGGACCTGACCGGTCAGCGTGGCGATCCCTTGGTCCACGGAGACCGTGACCGCATCGTGGGACAGGGGAAAGAGGCGGTCGACGACGGTGTGGCGGATCTCGGTGGCGAGTTCCTCGTCGGTGCGGAGGAAGACCTTGAGCAGGTCGGCGCGGCTGACGATGCCCTTGAGGGTGCCGTCGGCGTCGACGACCGGAAGGCGCTTGATGTGCCGGTCGGCCATGAGGCGGGCGGCCTGAGGCAGGGTGGCGTCGGGTCGGATGGTGACGGCCGGGGTGGTCATCATGTTCTCGGCCCGGGTGGAGCCGGCCTTGGCGGTGTCGCCCAGGCGGCGCATCTGCTCGATCAAGCCGGGGCGGTGCTCGTGGAACTCCTCCTTGGGGAGGAGGTCGGCCTCGGACACCACACCGACCACGTCGCCCTCGCCCTCGATAACGGGGAGGGCGGTCACCTTCCACCGCTCCATCGCGGTGGCGATGTCCTTGAAGCCGGTCGAGGGGGTGACGGCGATGACCTTGGTGGTCATGACGTCGGCGACGGTGTACGGGGTGGAGGTCATGGCGGGGTCCTCAGCGTGCGTAGGCGAGCGGGGTGCCGCTGCCATGGGGTGCGAACAGGTCGAGGAGCCGGGTGCGGGCTGAGTCGAGCCGGTCGGCGATGACCGCCGCGACCGCGGTGGAGACGTACCGGCCGACGGCCGAGTCCTCGTTGCACAGCTCCCGTACGTCCACCCTGCTCGGTGGGCCACCGTGTCCGGGAGGGCCGCGCGGTGCACACCGCAGGGACCGTCCGGCCCCGGTCAGCGGACCAGGACGGCCTCCCCGGACTTGGGTACGACGACCGTCCAGCCCAGCTCGTCATCGATCTCGGCGAGACGTGCGGTGGTGGCGCCGGTCAGGATCGGTCCGCGCCAGTCCGTGCCGGACCAGGCGCGCAGGCATCCGCAATGGTCGAGGTGGGCGTGGGTGACGACGACGGCGTGGATGTCGGAGGCGTCGCAGGGCAGCTTGTCCCAGTTGCGGCGCCATAGGTCCGCGACACCCTGGAAGAGTCCGCAGTCGACGAGGATCCGGGCGTGGTCGCTCTCGACGAGGAACTTGATGCCTGTGACCGTCCGTACTCCGCCGAGGAACCTCAGCAGGGCCGGGGCGGGCGGAAGTAGGGGACGAGGCTGACCGGGACATGGCAGCAGCCCTCCTTTGGGACGGATGCCGGTCTCCACCGTCGCACCGGAACGCTGTCTCCGCCGGGTACCGACCGGTCCCGGGTAGGGGCCGACCGGCCCAAGCGGGAGGGAGGGACGCAGGCACAGCCTGACGGTGACCCCCTCCCACACAGCGCACAGAGAGAAGGCCGCGCCATGAAGGCACTCGTCTTCCACGGGCCCGGACAGACCTCATGGCAGGACGCCCCGGACCCCTCCGTCAAGGACGCCGCCGACGCGATCGTCCGGGTCGATGCCGTCACCATCTGCGGCACCGACCTGCACATCATCAAGGGCGACGTCCCCGAAGTCACTCCCGGACGGATCCTGGGCCACGAGGCCGTCGGGACCGTCGTCGAAACCGGCGGCGACGTCCGCAGCGTCCGCCCCGGCGACCGCGTCCTGATCTCCTGCATCTCCGCCTGCGGCCGCTGCCGCTTCTGCCGCGAGGGCCACTACGGACAGTGCCGCGGAGGCGGCGGCTGGGTCCTGGGCCACACCATCGACGGCACCCAGGCCGAGTACGTACGCGTCCCCTTCGCCGACCTCTCCGTCCACCCGCTGCCCAGCGCCCTGGCCGGCCACGACGCCGTACTGCTCGCCGACATCTTCCCGACCTCCTACGAGGTCGGCGTGCTGAACGGCAACGTGCGCCCCGGCGACACCGTCGTCGTGGTCGGCGTCGGACCCATCGGCCTGGCCGCCATCGCCACAGCACAGCTCTACAGCCCCGGGCGGATCATCGCCGTCGACCTGGCCGCGTCCCGGCTCGCGGCCGCGCGCGAGCTCGGCGCCGATGCCACCGCCAGAGCGGACGAAGAGCCCGAGCGGCTGGTGGAGGACCTCACCGACGGGCTCGGCGCGGACGCGGTCATCGAGGCCGTCGGCGTGCCCGAGACCTTCGAGATGTGCACCCGCATGGTCCGTCCCGGCGGCCGCGTCGCCAACATCGGCGTCCACGGAAAGCCCGCCGTCCTCCACCTCGAAGACCTCTGGATCAAGGACGTCACCATCACAACCGGCCTCGTCGACACCCACTCCACCCCCATGCTGCTGCGCATGATGGCCGCCGGCCGCCTCCCCGGGGCCGAGATGGTCACCCATCGCTTCGAGCTGGACCAGATGGAAGAGGCGTACGACGTCTTCTCCCGCGCCGGCGAGACCGGCGCCCTCAAGGTGGTGCTCGGCGGACCGCAGCACGACACCGTCGCCGTACCGCCCGAGGAGCAGTGAGCGCCGTGAACACGCCGAGCACCCATTCCCAGCAGCCCGACGCGATGACCGGACGCACCGACCTGGGCCGCCGCCTGGCGGCCCGCCGCGAAGCCCTCGGCCTGAGCCGCGACGAACTGGGCCGGCGGTGCGGCGCCGACGGAACGTACATCACCTACCTGGAGGAGCACGCCGCCAGTCCTGCCATCGGCACCCTCGTCCGGGTGGCCGACGCCCTCGGCCTCACCGTCGACGACCTGACCGGCGCCAGCGCCCACCGCGTCGCCGGCCGGTCCACCGCCCGGCGCGACAGTGCGCTCGTACCCCTGGACGAGACCGAATGCCGGCGGCTGCTGAACACGCACGGCGTGGGCCGCATCGCCATCTTCACGCCCGAAGGCCCGGCCGTCCTCCCCGTCAACTACCTGGTCGCAGGGCCCGGCATTGCCTTCCGCACCTCCGCGGAAGCCGTCACAGCCAGAGCGGCCGGAACCGAGATCGCCTTCGAGATCGACAACATCGACGACGTGACCGCCACCGGTTGGAGCGTGCTGGCCGTGGGTGAACTGGCGGCCGTCACAGACCCGGACGAGACCCACCACCTCAACACCACAGCCCGCTCCCAGCCCTGGGCCGGCGGCCCGCGCAGCCACTGGATGAAGCTCACCCCGACTCGCATCACCGGCCGTCGCGTGGTGCACGACTCATGAACGACCTACGCGCGGTCGTCTTCGACACCGACGGAGTGCTCCTTGCCACGGCGGACCGCGACGCGGCCGCCTGGAAGGAGACCTCCGACTGCTGCCTTCCCGAGTGGCAGCCGTCGTACGCCGGTGCGCGACCGCGCCCGTTCGACGCCGTCCGCGAGTACCGGGACCTGGTCGACGGCCGCGCCCGGCTCGGCGGCGTACGCGCCTTCCTCGCCGCCCGACACAGCGACCTCCCGCCCGGGACGCCCGAGGATCTGCCCGGGTGCGCAACCGTCCACGCGGTCGCCGCCCGCAAGGAGGAGGCCTTCTCCGTGATGCTGCGGACCGACGGAGTCCGTACTTTCGACGATGTGCGGCCCGCGCTTCAGGAACGGCGGGAGAAGGCGGTCCGGTGCGCAGCCGTATCCGCCCTCTTTCTCGAAGCCCTTGGCGGGCTACTTGCCGCACTCGAGGACGGCTGCCGCCCGTGACCACCGCCTGGTGCTGGGAGTACCACCGCTACGGCCCCAAGACCGAGCGGCTGGTCGAAGCCCTGTGCACCTTGGGTAACGGCCGCTTCGCCACGCGTGGTTCAGCCCCCGAAAGCGTCGCCGACGACATCCACTACCCGGGCACCTACCTCGCCGGCTGCTACAACCGGCTCGCCTCCACCATCGGCGGACGAACGGTCTCCAACGAGGACATGGTCCGGCTGCCGGACTGGACCGCCCTGCGGTACCGCTGCCTGCCCGAGGGCGCACCGCCCGGCGACTGGCTCACACCCGACCACCCCGCTCTGCGCCACAGCCACGTGTCGCTGGACCTGCGCGCCGGAACGCTCACCCGCCGCATGCTCTTCCACGACGCGGAAGGCCGCC
This genomic interval carries:
- a CDS encoding CBS domain-containing protein, with protein sequence MTSTPYTVADVMTTKVIAVTPSTGFKDIATAMERWKVTALPVIEGEGDVVGVVSEADLLPKEEFHEHRPGLIEQMRRLGDTAKAGSTRAENMMTTPAVTIRPDATLPQAARLMADRHIKRLPVVDADGTLKGIVSRADLLKVFLRTDEELATEIRHTVVDRLFPLSHDAVTVSVDQGIATLTGQVRGGDLIPLAERLTHSVEGIVGVHCRLDAPAEA
- a CDS encoding alcohol dehydrogenase catalytic domain-containing protein, with product MKALVFHGPGQTSWQDAPDPSVKDAADAIVRVDAVTICGTDLHIIKGDVPEVTPGRILGHEAVGTVVETGGDVRSVRPGDRVLISCISACGRCRFCREGHYGQCRGGGGWVLGHTIDGTQAEYVRVPFADLSVHPLPSALAGHDAVLLADIFPTSYEVGVLNGNVRPGDTVVVVGVGPIGLAAIATAQLYSPGRIIAVDLAASRLAAARELGADATARADEEPERLVEDLTDGLGADAVIEAVGVPETFEMCTRMVRPGGRVANIGVHGKPAVLHLEDLWIKDVTITTGLVDTHSTPMLLRMMAAGRLPGAEMVTHRFELDQMEEAYDVFSRAGETGALKVVLGGPQHDTVAVPPEEQ
- a CDS encoding HAD family hydrolase, translating into MNDLRAVVFDTDGVLLATADRDAAAWKETSDCCLPEWQPSYAGARPRPFDAVREYRDLVDGRARLGGVRAFLAARHSDLPPGTPEDLPGCATVHAVAARKEEAFSVMLRTDGVRTFDDVRPALQERREKAVRCAAVSALFLEALGGLLAALEDGCRP
- a CDS encoding helix-turn-helix domain-containing protein, with translation MNTPSTHSQQPDAMTGRTDLGRRLAARREALGLSRDELGRRCGADGTYITYLEEHAASPAIGTLVRVADALGLTVDDLTGASAHRVAGRSTARRDSALVPLDETECRRLLNTHGVGRIAIFTPEGPAVLPVNYLVAGPGIAFRTSAEAVTARAAGTEIAFEIDNIDDVTATGWSVLAVGELAAVTDPDETHHLNTTARSQPWAGGPRSHWMKLTPTRITGRRVVHDS
- a CDS encoding acyl-CoA dehydrogenase family protein → MHLEYTPEQQQLRTELRAYFAELVPEDVYARYEDPAAQKRFYRETIRKLGADGWLGVGWPKEYGGRGMSPVDQFIFFDEAAQAVVPLPLMALNTVGPTIMQFGTDEQKAYFLPKILAGEIDFAIGYSEPDAGTDLAALKCKAVREGDEETGTYVVNGQKIWTTNGDTADWVWLAVRTDPDAPAHKGITMLLVPTSDPGYSCTLINTLASHDTTASYYENIRVPASRRVGQENKGWRLITNQLNHERVTLAAHGTMAIRALHDVQRWAAGTRLADGRRVIDLSWVRGRLARTHARLDAMKLLNWQMVGAVQDGTLTPQDASAVKVYGSEARRDAYAWLMEVVGAAGSLKDGSAGAVLHGELERGYRSAVIFTFGGGNNEIQREIISWIGLGMPRVRR
- a CDS encoding MBL fold metallo-hydrolase; translation: METGIRPKGGLLPCPGQPRPLLPPAPALLRFLGGVRTVTGIKFLVESDHARILVDCGLFQGVADLWRRNWDKLPCDASDIHAVVVTHAHLDHCGCLRAWSGTDWRGPILTGATTARLAEIDDELGWTVVVPKSGEAVLVR